DNA sequence from the Streptomyces sp. HUAS 15-9 genome:
AGCTCGGTGCCGCGCAGCGTCCACGACAGTGTGCGGAACACCCGCGCCTGGCTGCGGTGCCGGCCGAACCCCTTGATGATCCGGATCCCGAGCACGCTCTCCTCGACGACCGTCGTCAGGTCGCCGACCTGGTCCTGGGCCAGCCGGGCCACCTCGGCGTACCGCCGCTCGAAGACGACGCAGGTCCACATCACGGGCACGGCGGGACCCAGGACGACCAGCCCCAGGGTCCAATCCTGCTGGAGCATGATGACCAGGCCGACAAGGATCGTCACCCCGTTGACCAGCAGGAACGTCAGCGGAAAGGCGAGGAACATGCGCAGCAGCATCAGATCGGTCGTGGCGCGGGACAGCAACTGGCCGGAGGCCCACCGGTCGTGGAAGGCCACCGGCAGCCGTTGCAGATGCCGGTACAGGCCCGCCCGCATCTCCGCCTCGACGTTCGACAGCGGCCGCGCGACCAGCCACCGCCGCAGCCCGAACAGCCCCGCCTCCGCGACCCCGAGCAGCAGCAGATACAGCGCGCCGAGCCACACCCCGCCCGGATCCCGGTCGGCGACCGGCCCGTCCACCATCCACTTCAGGACGAGCGGGATCACCAGCCCCAGACAGGAGGCGACGACCGCGACGAACGCGGCGGTGAACAGCCGCACCCGCACCGGCCGGACGTACGGCCACAGCCGCAACAGGATGCGTACAGTTGAGCGATCGCTGGTGGTTGCACGTGTCGTGGGCATCACTCGCGAGCCTACGGACCGCCACTGACAACGCCCACCGAGTTTTGGCCGGACCGCGATCGGCCGCTGGTCCTACGACCAGCGAGTTCGAGGGGTCGTACGGGAGCAATGGGGCGGGCCCTCAGCCCGCCTTCAGCACCCTCTGCCCACCCTCAGCCCACCTTCAGCAACAGTACCGCCTGTGCCGGCACCGTGATCGCAGTACCCGCCCCGTGCACCACCCCCGGTGCCTCCCCCTGCTCCTCCCGCGAGGTGTCGACCACGACCTCGTACCGCTCCGCCCACGGGGGGCCCGGCAGGACGAATGTCGCCGGGCGGTCGCCTGCGTGCAGGAGGGTGAGGAAGCTGTCGTCGGTGATGGGGGCGCCCTGTTCGTCGCGGCCCGGTATGTCGCGGCCGGAGAGGTACATGCCGAGCGTGGCCGCGGGGGCGTACCAGTCGCTTTCGGTCATCTCCTCGCCGCGTGCCGTGAACCAGGCCAGGTCCCGCAGGCCGTCCGCCGAGTGGGCGCGGCCGGAGAAGAAGGCGCGGCGGCGCAGGACCGGATGGCGGTGGCGCAGGGCGATGAGACGGGAGGTCAGGTCGAAGAGCCGGCGCCAGGCCGGGTCGTCCAGGAGGGACCAGTCCAGCCAGCTGATCTCGTTGTCCTGGCAGTACGCGTTGTTGTTGCCGCGCTGTGTGCGGCCCAGCTCATCGCCCGCCACCAGCATCGGCACACCGGTCGACAGCAGCAGCGTGGTCAGCAGGTTGCGCAACTGGCGGCGGCGCAGCGCACGTACCGGCTCCTCGCCCGTCTCGCCCTCCGCGCCGCCGTTCCAGGAGCGGTTGTCGTTCGAGCCGTCGCGGTTGTTCTCGCCGTTCGCCTCGTTGTGCTTGCCCTCGTAGGAGACCAGGTCGCGCAGGGTGAAGCCGTCGTGGGCGGTGATGAAGTTGACCGAGGCGTAGGGGCGGCGGCCGCCCCAGGCGTACAGGTCGCTGGAGCCGGAGAGGCGGTAGCCGAGGTCGCGCACATCGGGGAGCGCGCCGCGCCAGAAGTCGCGGATCGCGTTGCGGTAGCGGTCGTTCCACTCCGTCCAGAGCGGGGGGAAGGCCCCCACCTGGTAGCCGCCGGAGCCGATGTCCCAGGGCTCGGCGATCAGCTTCACCCGGCGCAGCACCGGGTCCTGGGCGATCACCGCGAGGAAGGGGGAGAGCATGTCGACGTCGTGCATGGAGCGCGCCAGCGCCGCCGCCAGGTCGAAGCGGAAGCCGTCCACGCCCATCTCCGTCACCCAGTACCGCAGCGAGTCGGTGATGAGGCGCAGGACCTGCGGCTGCACCACGTGCAGCGTGTTGCCGCAGCCGGTGTAGTCGGCGTAGCGGCGGGCGTCGTCCTGGAGGCGGTAGTAGCCGCGGTTGTCGATGCCCTTGAGGGAGAGCGTCGGGCCCAGTTCGCCCGCCTCCGCGGTGTGGTTGTAGACCACGTCCAGGATGACCTCGATGCCCGCCGCGTGCAGGGCGCGGACCATCCGCTTGAACTCGCCGACCTGCTGTCCCGTCGAACCGGAGGCCGCGTACGCCGCGTGCGGGGCGAAGTATCCGATCGAGTTGTAGCCCCAGTAGTTCTTCAGACCGCGGCGCAGCAGATGGTCCTCGTGCGCGAACTGGTGCACCGGGAGCAGCTCGACCGCCGTCACGCCCAGCTTCACCAGGTGCTCGACCGCCGCCGGGTGCGCCAGGCCCGCGTACGTGCCGCGCAGCTCGGGCGGGATGTCCGGGTGCAGTCGCGTGAAGCCGCGTACATGCAACTCGTAGATGACCGAGTCGGCCCACGGCGTCTTGGGGCGGCGGTCGTCCGCCCAGTCGTCGTCATCGTGGACGACCACGCCCTTGGGGACGTACGGCGCCGAGTCCCGGTCGTCGCGCACAGTGTCCGCGACATGCTGCTCCGGCCAGTCGCGGACATGCCCGTACACCTCCGGCGGCAGGCTGAACTCGCCGTCCACCGCGCGCGCGTACGGGTCGAGGAGCAGCTTCGCCGGGTTCCAGCGGGCGCCGATCCACGGGTCCCAGCGGCCGTCCACCCGATAGCCGTAGCGCTGTCCTGGCATCACCCCCGGCACGAAGCCGTGCCAGATCTCGTGCGTCAGCTCGGTCAGCCGCACCCCCGTCTCCCGGCCCCGCTCGTCGAACAGACACAGCTGGACCGCCTCCGCCCCGGCCGCCCACAACGCGAAGTTGGTGCCCGCCACCCCGTCCGGGCCCGCCCGGAAACGGGCGCCCAGCGGCATGGGCGCGCCCGGCCAAACGGGTGGAGTCGGCGCGGTGGCGCGCTGGGCGCCGTTCACCGCGGAGGCCGGGCGGCCGCCGTCGAGGGCCCGCTCCTGGGCCACTGTCTGCTGCTCGGCTGCGCTCGTCACCTTGCGGCCCCTTTGTGTCGGCTCGTTCGCCTTCGGAGCGCTCTCAGCCAGTGCCCAGGCGGCCGCCGCGCCCGGCCCCCGGCGGGGCCGCTGCGCGCACGACCTCCCGGCGCCGGCTGTCCCCGCGGCTCACGGGCGCGGCTCCCCATCGCGTCGTCCTCCCACTGTTCTGCCCAGCGCTTGCGTCGCACTCACGTTTCCCCAGGGCGGGCCCGGTCGTTGAGCCGCTCGTGAGGTATGCACAAGGGCGCGCACGGCGCGCGGGGGCCGTGCTGGCCGCCGTACTGACATGGGCAGGACTGCTGGCGGGAGCCGCCGGCTGTACCGGGGACGGCTCGGGCGGCGACGCCCTCGACCGGATCTTCGGCAAACCCCCGGCAGCCGCGGACATCATCCGCGTCTCCCCGGACGACGGCAGCAAGGCCGTTCGCTCCGGCGAGCCACTACGGGTACGGGTGTCCGACGGACGACTCGAATCGGTGAGCGTGGTCCGGGTCCAGGACGCCCAGGACACCCCCGTGGCCGGACACATCACCGACGACGGCAGGACCTGGCAACCCGACGAGCGGAAGCTGGCGCTCGCCGCCAAGTACACCGTCGACGCGGTGGCGCTGGACGGGCACGGGCGCCGCTCGGCCCGGCACGCCACCTTCACGACGTACGTCCCCGACAAGCGGTTCATCGGGTACGTCACCCCCGAGAACCGCTCCACGGTCGGCACCGGAATGATCGTCTCGCTGGCCTTCAACCGGCCGATCGAGAACCGCGCGGCCGTCGAACGCGCCGTCCGCGTCACGGCGAAGCCCCCCGTCGAGATCAGCCCGCACTGGTTCGGCAAGGACCGCCTCGACTTCCGCCCCCAGCAGTACTGGAAGCCCGGCACCAAGGTCACCGTCGGGCTGCGGCTGCGCGACGTCGAGGCGGCGCCCGGCGTCTACGGACTCCAGTACAGGACGGTGACCTTCACCATCGGCCGCAGCCAGGTCTCGCTGGTGGACGCGGCCGCGCACACCATGGAGGTCAAACGCGACGGCCGGCTGCTCACCACCGTGCCCATCACCGCGGGCGCCCCGAAGACCACCACCTACAACGGGAAGATGGTGGTGATGGAGATGCTCGAGGTCACCCGCATGAACAGCCAGACGGTCGGCTTCGGCGGCGAGTACGACATCCCCGACGTCCCGCACGCCATCAAGCTCACCGACTCCGGGACCTTCCTGCACGGCAACTACTGGGCGGGGGACGCCTTCGGGAACAGCAATGTCAGCCACGGCTGCGTGGGCCTGATGGACGTCAAGGGCGGCAGTGCGGACACGCCCGCGGGCTGGTTCTTCGACCGCACCCTGATCGGGGACGTCGTCGAAGTCGTCAACAGCAATGACAAAAAGGTCTCTCCCGACAATGGGTTCGGAGGGTGGAACATGGGGTGGAACGAGTGGAAGGCGGGCAGCGCGGTCAAGTAACCAGGAGGGGGACGAGGTTCGGGGCGACGACAAACCGCCGAAGTTGCGACGGAACGGTGACCTTTGCCTGACGCGAAGCTCAAAACCCTGCGGTTAATATGCGCCAGTGGGTGCGCGGGACGCGCCGGGTAGCGGGCCTGACCAGGCCCCGCGAGGGGAGAGAACGTGAACGTGCGGCCGATATCGGGGGCGTCGGTTGACGCGCGGGGGCGGGGCCGGAAGGGGATGCCGGTGCTCATAGCCGGCGTCCTGCTCATGGCCGTGACCGCGTGCGGCGGGGGAGAGTCGGACTCGGGTTCCGGCTCCGGTGCCGGGAACGGCAAGGACGCGACGCAGCAGGGCAAGCAGTCCGAAGCGGTCGTCGGCATCGCGCCCAAGGACGGCGCGAAGTCGGTGAAGACCAGCGGGGCGCTCAAGGTGACCGCCGGTAAGGGCAAGTTGACCGTGGTCGAGGTCAAGGACGCCAAGGGCGGCAGGATAGACGGCAAGATATCCGACGGGGGCGCCACCTGGACGCCCTCGTCCCACCTGGCCGCCTCCACCAAGTACACGGTGCACGCGGTCGCCAAGGACTCCGCGGGCCGCGAGGCGGCCGAGGACTCCAGCTTCACCACCCTGACGCCGCAGAACACCTTCGCCGGTTCGTTCACTCCCGAGGACGGCTCCACGGTCGGCGTCGGTATGCCGTTCTCCATCCGCTTCACCCGGGGCATCACGCACCCCGAGGACGTCGAGAAGGCCATCA
Encoded proteins:
- a CDS encoding L,D-transpeptidase translates to MRYAQGRARRAGAVLAAVLTWAGLLAGAAGCTGDGSGGDALDRIFGKPPAAADIIRVSPDDGSKAVRSGEPLRVRVSDGRLESVSVVRVQDAQDTPVAGHITDDGRTWQPDERKLALAAKYTVDAVALDGHGRRSARHATFTTYVPDKRFIGYVTPENRSTVGTGMIVSLAFNRPIENRAAVERAVRVTAKPPVEISPHWFGKDRLDFRPQQYWKPGTKVTVGLRLRDVEAAPGVYGLQYRTVTFTIGRSQVSLVDAAAHTMEVKRDGRLLTTVPITAGAPKTTTYNGKMVVMEMLEVTRMNSQTVGFGGEYDIPDVPHAIKLTDSGTFLHGNYWAGDAFGNSNVSHGCVGLMDVKGGSADTPAGWFFDRTLIGDVVEVVNSNDKKVSPDNGFGGWNMGWNEWKAGSAVK
- the glgX gene encoding glycogen debranching protein GlgX, with product MTSAAEQQTVAQERALDGGRPASAVNGAQRATAPTPPVWPGAPMPLGARFRAGPDGVAGTNFALWAAGAEAVQLCLFDERGRETGVRLTELTHEIWHGFVPGVMPGQRYGYRVDGRWDPWIGARWNPAKLLLDPYARAVDGEFSLPPEVYGHVRDWPEQHVADTVRDDRDSAPYVPKGVVVHDDDDWADDRRPKTPWADSVIYELHVRGFTRLHPDIPPELRGTYAGLAHPAAVEHLVKLGVTAVELLPVHQFAHEDHLLRRGLKNYWGYNSIGYFAPHAAYAASGSTGQQVGEFKRMVRALHAAGIEVILDVVYNHTAEAGELGPTLSLKGIDNRGYYRLQDDARRYADYTGCGNTLHVVQPQVLRLITDSLRYWVTEMGVDGFRFDLAAALARSMHDVDMLSPFLAVIAQDPVLRRVKLIAEPWDIGSGGYQVGAFPPLWTEWNDRYRNAIRDFWRGALPDVRDLGYRLSGSSDLYAWGGRRPYASVNFITAHDGFTLRDLVSYEGKHNEANGENNRDGSNDNRSWNGGAEGETGEEPVRALRRRQLRNLLTTLLLSTGVPMLVAGDELGRTQRGNNNAYCQDNEISWLDWSLLDDPAWRRLFDLTSRLIALRHRHPVLRRRAFFSGRAHSADGLRDLAWFTARGEEMTESDWYAPAATLGMYLSGRDIPGRDEQGAPITDDSFLTLLHAGDRPATFVLPGPPWAERYEVVVDTSREEQGEAPGVVHGAGTAITVPAQAVLLLKVG